A part of Bacillus thuringiensis genomic DNA contains:
- the purF gene encoding amidophosphoribosyltransferase, with amino-acid sequence MLAEIKGLNEECGVFGIWGHENAAQVSYYGLHSLQHRGQEGAGIVVNNGEKIVGHKGLGLISEVFSRGELEGLNGKSAIGHVRYATAGGSEVANVQPLLFRFSDHSMALAHNGNLINAKMLRRELEAEGSIFQTSSDTEVLLHLIKRSTKNSLIESVKEALNKVKGAFAYLLLTGNEMIVALDPNGFRPLSIGKMGDAYVVASETCAFDVVGATYIRDVEPGELLIINDEGIHVDRFTNEVDHAICSMEYIYFARPDSNIAGINVHAARKNMGKRLAAEAPIEADVVTGVPDSSISAAIGYAEATGIPYELGLIKNRYVGRTFIQPSQELREQGVKMKLSAVRGVVEGKRVVMIDDSIVRGTTSKRIVRMLREAGATEVHVRIASPPLKYPCFYGIDIQTRKELIAANNSIEEIRQIIGADSLTFLSEDGLVDAIGRPYEGKYGGLCMAYFNGDYPTALYDYEQELLESMK; translated from the coding sequence ATGCTTGCTGAAATAAAGGGGTTAAATGAAGAGTGTGGCGTTTTCGGAATTTGGGGGCATGAAAATGCAGCACAAGTTTCGTACTACGGATTGCATAGTTTACAGCACCGTGGACAAGAAGGCGCAGGCATCGTTGTAAATAATGGTGAGAAAATCGTCGGTCACAAGGGGTTAGGTTTAATATCAGAAGTGTTTTCAAGAGGTGAGCTAGAAGGCTTAAACGGAAAATCAGCAATTGGACACGTACGATATGCGACAGCTGGTGGAAGTGAAGTTGCTAACGTTCAACCATTATTATTCCGTTTTTCTGATCATAGTATGGCATTAGCTCATAACGGAAATTTAATTAACGCAAAGATGCTTCGTCGTGAGTTAGAGGCAGAGGGAAGTATTTTCCAAACAAGTTCAGATACAGAAGTACTTTTACATCTCATTAAACGTAGTACGAAAAATTCTTTAATTGAAAGTGTAAAAGAGGCCCTAAATAAAGTGAAAGGTGCGTTTGCATATCTTTTACTAACCGGAAATGAAATGATCGTTGCGCTAGATCCGAATGGATTCCGTCCTCTTTCAATTGGAAAGATGGGGGATGCTTACGTTGTAGCATCAGAAACATGTGCTTTCGATGTAGTAGGTGCAACATACATTCGTGATGTAGAACCAGGTGAATTACTGATCATCAATGATGAAGGAATTCACGTAGATCGTTTTACAAATGAAGTAGATCATGCAATTTGTAGTATGGAGTACATTTACTTTGCACGTCCGGATTCTAATATTGCAGGTATTAACGTCCATGCAGCACGTAAAAACATGGGAAAACGTTTGGCCGCAGAAGCTCCTATTGAAGCTGATGTTGTTACTGGTGTACCAGACTCTAGTATTTCAGCGGCAATTGGTTACGCGGAGGCGACAGGAATTCCATACGAGTTAGGATTAATTAAAAATCGTTATGTTGGACGTACGTTTATTCAACCTTCTCAAGAACTGCGTGAGCAAGGGGTTAAGATGAAGCTTTCAGCAGTAAGAGGCGTAGTTGAAGGAAAACGAGTTGTGATGATTGACGATTCTATCGTAAGAGGAACGACGAGTAAACGAATTGTTCGTATGCTTCGCGAGGCTGGAGCGACAGAAGTCCATGTAAGAATTGCTTCACCACCTCTTAAGTATCCATGTTTCTATGGCATTGATATTCAAACGAGAAAAGAATTAATCGCAGCAAATAATTCAATAGAAGAAATCCGTCAAATCATCGGAGCAGATTCTTTAACATTTTTAAGTGAAGATGGATTAGTAGATGCAATTGGACGTCCATATGAAGGGAAATATGGCGGTCTGTGTATGGCGTACTTCAATGGAGATTATCCAACAGCTCTTTATGATTATGAGCAAGAGCTTTTAGAAAGTATGAAATAA
- the purM gene encoding phosphoribosylformylglycinamidine cyclo-ligase gives MANAYKQAGVDIEAGYEAVSRMKKHVQTTMRKEVLGGLGGFGGMFDLSKFALEEPVLVSGTDGVGTKLMLAFMADKHDTIGIDAVAMCVNDIVVQGAEPLFFLDYIACGKAEPSKIENIVKGISEGCRQAGCALIGGETAEMPGMYSTEEYDLAGFTVGIVDKKKIVTGEKIEAGQVLIGLASSGIHSNGYSLVRKVLLEDGELSLDRIYGRLELPLGEELLKPTKIYVKPILELLKKYEVYGMAHITGGGFIENIPRMLPEGIGAEIELGSWKIQPIFNLLQEVGKLEEKEMFNIFNMGIGMVVAVKEEDAKDVVRLLEEQGETACIIGRTVQGAGVTFNGGTAL, from the coding sequence ATGGCGAATGCATATAAGCAAGCAGGAGTAGATATTGAAGCTGGATATGAAGCGGTATCTCGCATGAAAAAACACGTACAAACAACAATGAGAAAAGAAGTACTAGGCGGTCTAGGCGGTTTTGGAGGTATGTTTGATCTATCAAAATTTGCATTAGAAGAACCTGTATTAGTATCTGGAACAGATGGCGTGGGAACGAAATTGATGCTCGCTTTTATGGCAGATAAACATGACACAATAGGTATTGATGCAGTAGCAATGTGTGTAAATGATATTGTTGTCCAAGGAGCAGAGCCGCTTTTCTTCCTTGATTATATTGCTTGTGGTAAAGCTGAACCTAGTAAAATTGAAAACATCGTCAAAGGTATATCAGAGGGCTGTCGCCAAGCTGGTTGTGCATTAATTGGTGGAGAAACAGCTGAAATGCCAGGAATGTATTCTACGGAAGAATATGATTTAGCTGGTTTTACAGTTGGAATTGTTGATAAAAAGAAAATTGTAACAGGTGAAAAAATTGAAGCTGGTCAAGTATTAATTGGCTTAGCATCTAGCGGTATTCATAGTAATGGTTATTCTTTAGTACGAAAAGTATTACTAGAGGATGGAGAACTATCTTTAGATCGCATTTACGGACGCTTAGAACTACCTCTTGGTGAAGAATTATTAAAACCAACGAAAATTTATGTCAAACCTATTTTAGAACTATTGAAGAAATATGAAGTATACGGTATGGCGCATATTACAGGTGGCGGATTCATTGAAAATATTCCACGTATGTTACCAGAAGGAATCGGTGCAGAAATTGAATTAGGATCTTGGAAAATTCAACCGATTTTCAATTTACTTCAAGAAGTTGGAAAGCTAGAAGAGAAAGAAATGTTCAATATTTTTAACATGGGTATTGGTATGGTAGTAGCGGTGAAGGAAGAAGATGCAAAAGATGTTGTTCGTCTTCTTGAAGAGCAAGGAGAAACAGCTTGTATTATTGGACGTACTGTACAAGGCGCTGGTGTTACCTTTAATGGGGGCACAGCACTATGA
- the purN gene encoding phosphoribosylglycinamide formyltransferase gives MSRLAVFASGSGSNFQSLINAVEEKRLDADISLLVCDKPEARAVGRAHYHHIPCFAFSAKAYGSKEAFEKEILKKLEEYEIDYVILAGYMRLIGPTLLEAYGGRIINIHPSLLPSFPGKDAVGQALEAGVKVTGVTIHYVDAGMDTGPIIAQEAVVVSEGDTRENLQKKIQQVEHKLYVNTVNQIVQSVKEPTVN, from the coding sequence ATGAGTAGATTAGCAGTTTTTGCTTCTGGAAGTGGATCTAACTTTCAATCTCTCATCAATGCGGTAGAAGAAAAAAGATTAGATGCAGATATTAGTTTATTAGTATGTGATAAACCAGAAGCACGCGCTGTTGGACGGGCACATTATCATCATATTCCATGTTTCGCTTTTTCAGCGAAAGCGTATGGATCAAAAGAAGCGTTTGAAAAAGAAATATTAAAGAAGCTAGAAGAGTATGAAATTGATTATGTTATTTTAGCTGGATATATGCGTTTAATTGGGCCGACATTACTAGAAGCTTACGGCGGAAGGATTATTAATATTCATCCATCACTACTACCGAGTTTTCCGGGTAAAGATGCTGTTGGTCAAGCGTTAGAAGCAGGTGTGAAAGTAACTGGAGTAACAATTCATTATGTAGATGCAGGTATGGATACAGGCCCAATTATTGCGCAAGAAGCAGTAGTTGTTTCTGAAGGGGATACGAGAGAAAACTTACAAAAGAAAATTCAACAAGTTGAACATAAATTATACGTAAATACAGTGAATCAAATTGTTCAGTCTGTGAAAGAACCAACTGTTAACTAA
- the purH gene encoding bifunctional phosphoribosylaminoimidazolecarboxamide formyltransferase/IMP cyclohydrolase — MKKRALVSVSDKTGVVEFVKGLLEQGIEVISTGGTKKLLEENGLQVIGISEVTGFPEIMDGRVKTLHPNIHGGLLAVRDNETHVAQMNELGIQAIDFVVVNLYPFKETIAKPDVTFADAIENIDIGGPTMIRSAAKNHKFVSVIVDPVDYDVVLAELKENGEVKEETKRKLAAKVFRHTAAYDALISNYLTEQMGEESPETLTVTFEKKQDLRYGENPHQKATFYKAPFAVTSSVAYAEQLHGKELSYNNINDADAALSIVKEFTEPAVVAVKHMNPCGVGVGTDIHEAYTRAYEADPVSIFGGIIAANREIDKATAEKLHEIFLEIIIAPSFSKEALEVLQSKKNLRLLTVNIEKATSASKKLTSVQGGLLVQEEDTLSLDESTISIPTKREPSEQEWKDLKLAWKVVKHVKSNAIVLANDNMTVGVGAGQMNRVGSAKIAITQAGEKAQGSALASDAFFPMPDTVEEAAKAGITAIIQPGGSIRDEDSIKMADAYGIAMVFTGVRHFKH; from the coding sequence ATGAAAAAGCGTGCATTAGTAAGTGTTTCAGATAAAACAGGAGTAGTAGAATTTGTTAAAGGTTTACTAGAACAAGGGATCGAAGTTATATCAACAGGTGGTACGAAAAAATTACTAGAAGAAAACGGCTTACAAGTAATTGGTATTTCTGAAGTAACGGGGTTCCCAGAAATTATGGATGGCCGCGTAAAAACATTACATCCAAACATTCATGGTGGTCTATTAGCAGTTCGCGATAATGAAACGCATGTAGCGCAAATGAACGAGTTAGGTATTCAAGCAATTGACTTTGTTGTTGTTAACTTATACCCATTTAAAGAAACAATCGCTAAGCCTGATGTAACATTTGCTGATGCGATTGAAAATATTGATATCGGTGGCCCAACAATGATCCGCTCTGCTGCGAAAAATCATAAATTTGTATCGGTAATTGTAGATCCAGTAGATTATGATGTTGTATTAGCAGAGCTGAAAGAGAACGGTGAAGTAAAAGAAGAAACGAAACGTAAATTAGCAGCTAAAGTATTCCGCCATACAGCTGCATATGATGCGTTAATCTCTAACTACTTAACAGAGCAAATGGGTGAAGAAAGCCCAGAAACATTAACAGTGACATTTGAGAAAAAACAAGATTTACGCTATGGAGAAAATCCACATCAAAAAGCAACATTCTATAAAGCACCATTCGCTGTAACTTCTTCTGTTGCATACGCAGAACAATTACACGGTAAGGAATTATCTTATAACAATATTAACGATGCAGATGCAGCACTTAGTATCGTGAAAGAATTTACAGAGCCAGCAGTAGTAGCAGTAAAACATATGAATCCATGTGGTGTTGGAGTAGGAACTGATATTCATGAAGCATACACACGTGCTTATGAAGCAGATCCAGTATCAATTTTTGGAGGCATTATCGCAGCGAATCGCGAAATTGACAAAGCTACAGCAGAAAAGTTACATGAAATTTTCTTAGAAATTATTATTGCACCTTCTTTCTCAAAAGAAGCTTTAGAAGTGTTGCAAAGTAAGAAAAACTTACGTTTACTAACTGTAAATATTGAAAAGGCGACAAGTGCAAGCAAAAAACTAACTTCTGTACAAGGTGGTCTTCTTGTTCAAGAGGAAGATACGTTATCATTAGATGAAAGTACAATTTCAATTCCAACGAAACGTGAACCGTCAGAGCAAGAGTGGAAAGATTTAAAACTAGCTTGGAAAGTTGTAAAACATGTGAAATCAAACGCAATTGTTTTAGCGAATGATAACATGACAGTTGGTGTAGGTGCAGGACAGATGAACCGTGTAGGTTCTGCAAAAATCGCAATTACACAAGCTGGCGAAAAAGCACAAGGTAGCGCACTTGCATCTGATGCTTTCTTCCCAATGCCAGATACAGTAGAAGAAGCAGCAAAAGCAGGAATTACAGCAATCATTCAACCAGGCGGATCAATCCGTGACGAAGATTCTATTAAGATGGCAGATGCGTATGGGATTGCGATGGTGTTCACTGGCGTACGTCATTTCAAACATTAA
- the purD gene encoding phosphoribosylamine--glycine ligase: MNVLVIGRGGREHALAWKFAQSEKVEKVYVAPGNEGMRDVATPVDIDENDFDALVLFAKENKVELTFVGPEIPLMNGIVDRFKEEGLRVFGPNKVAAVIEGSKAFTKELMKKYDIPTAAYETFTDYEEAVQYIQKVGAPIVIKADGLAAGKGVTVAMTLEEALQAAKEMLQDVKFGEASKKVVIEEFLDGQEFSLMAFVNGTTVHPMVIAQDHKRAFDGDKGPNTGGMGAYSPVPQIPESAVQEAIKTVLHPTAKAMIAENRSFTGILYAGLILTNDGPKVIEFNARFGDPETEVVLPRLENDLVDVCNAVLDESELTLQWSEEAVIGVVLASKGYPEAYKKGDIINGLDALQDVIVFHAGTAMKHGDFVTSGGRVLFVACKANSLQEAKDKVYKEIGKIESDGLFYRSDIGYRAIGHEMTRS, translated from the coding sequence ATGAATGTTTTAGTAATTGGCCGCGGTGGTCGTGAGCATGCTTTAGCTTGGAAATTTGCACAATCTGAAAAGGTGGAGAAGGTGTATGTAGCACCAGGTAATGAAGGTATGCGAGATGTTGCAACACCAGTTGATATTGATGAAAATGATTTTGATGCATTAGTTTTATTTGCTAAAGAGAATAAGGTTGAATTAACTTTCGTTGGACCAGAAATTCCACTTATGAATGGAATTGTTGATCGTTTTAAAGAAGAGGGACTTCGTGTGTTTGGCCCAAATAAAGTGGCTGCTGTTATTGAAGGCAGTAAAGCTTTTACAAAAGAGCTTATGAAAAAGTATGATATTCCAACTGCAGCATATGAAACTTTTACAGACTATGAGGAAGCAGTACAGTACATTCAAAAAGTTGGTGCGCCAATCGTTATTAAGGCTGACGGCTTAGCTGCTGGTAAAGGTGTAACAGTAGCGATGACACTTGAAGAGGCATTGCAAGCTGCGAAAGAAATGCTACAAGATGTAAAGTTTGGCGAAGCAAGTAAGAAGGTTGTTATTGAAGAGTTTTTAGATGGACAAGAATTTTCATTAATGGCATTTGTGAATGGAACAACTGTGCATCCGATGGTAATTGCGCAAGATCATAAACGAGCTTTTGATGGTGATAAAGGTCCAAATACAGGCGGAATGGGTGCGTATTCTCCAGTACCACAAATTCCAGAATCAGCAGTTCAAGAGGCGATAAAAACGGTATTACATCCAACTGCTAAAGCGATGATTGCAGAAAACCGTTCGTTTACAGGAATTTTATATGCGGGACTTATTTTAACAAATGATGGCCCAAAGGTAATTGAATTTAATGCCCGCTTTGGCGATCCTGAAACAGAAGTAGTATTACCTCGCTTAGAAAATGATTTAGTTGACGTATGTAACGCTGTATTAGATGAAAGTGAGTTAACATTACAATGGTCAGAGGAAGCCGTAATTGGTGTTGTACTTGCTTCGAAAGGATATCCAGAAGCATATAAAAAAGGTGACATTATTAACGGATTAGATGCACTGCAAGATGTGATTGTTTTCCATGCTGGTACAGCAATGAAACATGGTGATTTTGTGACAAGCGGTGGCCGTGTACTATTTGTTGCTTGTAAGGCGAATAGTTTACAAGAAGCAAAAGATAAAGTATATAAAGAAATCGGTAAAATTGAGAGTGATGGTCTATTTTATCGAAGTGATATAGGATATCGTGCAATTGGGCATGAGATGACGAGAAGTTAA
- a CDS encoding toxin-antitoxin system HicB family antitoxin encodes MAKKKSFPLRIDPELHAVIEKWANDEFRSVNAHIEYLLREMAKQKGKLKKDNNA; translated from the coding sequence ATGGCTAAAAAGAAGAGCTTTCCATTACGTATTGATCCTGAATTACACGCAGTCATCGAAAAATGGGCGAATGATGAGTTTCGTAGCGTCAATGCACACATCGAGTATTTACTTCGAGAAATGGCAAAGCAAAAAGGAAAATTGAAAAAAGATAACAATGCATAA
- a CDS encoding SPFH domain-containing protein: MKKKQVFYVNGFLGIIGILILAAIGVFFLIQEIFIGAALTIILAAVLATGIGIVQPNQAKVITFFGNYLGTIRQNGLFLTIPFAFRQTVSLRVENFNSKKLKVNDIEGNPIEIAAVIVYKVVDSAKAMFGVEHYDRFVEIQSETAIRHVATKYPYDNFQDETCITLRGNTEEISEELKRELEARLEIAGVEVLETRLTHLAYATEIAHAMLQRQQAKAVLAARKEIVEGAVKMAKDSIHMLDEEGVLELDDERKANMVNNLLVAIVSDKGAQPVINTGSLY, translated from the coding sequence ATGAAAAAAAAACAAGTATTTTATGTTAATGGTTTTCTTGGGATTATTGGAATTTTGATTTTAGCCGCTATCGGTGTATTTTTCCTTATACAAGAAATTTTCATAGGAGCAGCATTAACTATTATTTTAGCCGCGGTTCTTGCTACAGGTATTGGTATTGTTCAACCAAACCAAGCGAAAGTCATTACGTTTTTCGGTAATTACTTAGGAACAATTCGTCAAAATGGTTTATTTTTAACGATTCCGTTCGCATTCCGTCAAACTGTATCATTACGTGTTGAAAACTTTAATAGTAAGAAATTAAAAGTAAATGATATTGAGGGAAATCCGATTGAAATTGCAGCCGTTATCGTATATAAAGTAGTTGATTCTGCAAAAGCAATGTTCGGCGTTGAACATTACGATCGATTTGTAGAAATTCAAAGTGAAACAGCAATCCGCCACGTTGCAACAAAATATCCTTATGATAATTTCCAAGATGAAACTTGCATCACGTTACGCGGAAATACGGAAGAAATCTCTGAAGAATTAAAACGTGAGTTAGAAGCACGCCTTGAAATCGCTGGCGTAGAAGTATTAGAAACTCGTTTAACACATTTAGCTTACGCAACAGAAATTGCCCATGCAATGCTCCAACGTCAACAAGCAAAAGCAGTATTAGCTGCTAGAAAAGAGATTGTTGAAGGTGCTGTGAAGATGGCGAAAGATTCAATCCATATGTTAGATGAGGAAGGCGTACTGGAACTCGATGACGAGCGTAAAGCAAATATGGTGAACAACTTATTAGTTGCCATCGTTTCAGATAAAGGTGCGCAACCAGTTATTAATACAGGAAGCCTATACTAA
- a CDS encoding YgaP family membrane protein, with protein sequence MKQNIGTINALIRITLGLILFGCSSAKLVRKPWCTRSNVLLWIGAMKIAEGIVRFCPVVEMWKFGKYMNMGAFKMPSMNFTEKGHAKEEVNQTSNHDKPQSNGSFDASDKEIESAIEDIILAKPL encoded by the coding sequence ATGAAGCAAAACATCGGTACAATAAATGCCCTAATTCGAATTACACTCGGACTTATCCTCTTCGGCTGTAGTAGCGCTAAACTTGTACGCAAGCCGTGGTGCACTCGATCTAACGTCTTGCTATGGATTGGTGCAATGAAAATTGCAGAGGGAATTGTTCGTTTCTGTCCTGTTGTTGAAATGTGGAAATTCGGAAAATACATGAATATGGGGGCATTTAAAATGCCTAGCATGAATTTTACTGAAAAGGGACATGCTAAAGAAGAAGTGAATCAAACTTCCAATCACGACAAACCACAGTCAAATGGAAGTTTTGACGCTTCTGACAAAGAGATTGAGTCAGCGATTGAAGATATAATCCTGGCAAAACCGCTTTGA
- a CDS encoding heptaprenylglyceryl phosphate synthase, producing the protein MYDISGWKHVFKLDPNKELSDEHLEMICESGTDAVIVGGSDGITIDNVLHMLVSIRRYAVPCVLEVSDVEAITPGFDFYYIPSVLNSRKVEWVTGVHHEALKEFGDIMDWDEIFMEGYCVLNPEAKVAQLTDAKCDVTEDDVIAYARLADKLLRLPIFYLEYSGTYGDSELVKNVKAELKQAKLYYGGGISNAEQAKEMAQYADTIVVGNIIYDDIKSALKTVKAVKGE; encoded by the coding sequence ATGTACGATATTTCAGGGTGGAAACATGTATTTAAGCTTGATCCAAATAAGGAGCTAAGTGACGAACATTTAGAAATGATTTGTGAATCTGGAACAGATGCTGTTATTGTAGGCGGAAGTGATGGCATAACAATTGATAATGTACTACACATGCTAGTTAGCATTCGTAGATATGCAGTTCCTTGTGTGTTAGAGGTTTCTGATGTGGAAGCAATTACACCAGGATTTGATTTTTATTATATCCCAAGCGTTTTAAATAGCCGAAAGGTAGAATGGGTAACAGGCGTTCATCATGAGGCTTTGAAAGAATTTGGGGATATTATGGATTGGGACGAAATTTTCATGGAAGGGTACTGTGTTTTAAATCCTGAAGCGAAAGTAGCCCAGCTTACAGATGCGAAATGTGATGTAACAGAAGATGATGTGATTGCATACGCGCGTTTAGCAGACAAGCTATTACGTTTACCGATATTTTATTTAGAATATAGCGGTACGTATGGAGACAGTGAACTTGTTAAAAATGTAAAAGCAGAATTAAAACAAGCAAAGTTGTATTATGGTGGCGGTATTTCTAATGCAGAACAAGCGAAAGAAATGGCGCAGTATGCTGATACAATAGTTGTTGGAAATATTATTTATGATGATATAAAATCCGCGTTAAAAACAGTTAAAGCAGTAAAAGGAGAGTAG
- the pcrA gene encoding DNA helicase PcrA — MSRTDRLLNGLNPQQQKAVQTTNGPLLLMAGAGSGKTRVLTHRIAYLLGEKGVAPWNVLAITFTNKAAREMRERIDTLVGPEAEDIWISTFHSMCVRILRRDIDRIGINRNFTILDSGDQLTVVKKIMKERNIDPKKFEPRSILAGISNAKNELLSADKYAKKITIADPYEKLTSDVYTEYQKRLLKNNSLDFDDLIMTTIQLFERVPEVLEFYQRKFQYIHVDEYQDTNKAQYLLVKHLAARFKNLCVVGDSDQSIYRWRGADISNILSFEKDYENAQVILLEQNYRSSQNILNAANAVIEKNSNRKPKKLWTDNQVGSKISYYRAATEKDEAYFVAKKIRDDIQMGKRKYTDFAVLYRTNAQSRMVEEIFLKSNIPYKIVGGTKFYDRKEIKDILAYLRLIGNPDDEISFARIINMPKRGIGATSIDKIINYGVQNGISLTAVFDEIEHVGVSAKITKAVKEFAGLLHNWVNMQEYLSVTELVEEVIEKTGYRDMLKNERTLEAEGRLENLDEFLSVTQTFESQSEDKSLVAFLTDLALVADIDRVDEDPTAGEEVILMTMHSAKGLEFPVVFIVGLEEGIFPHTRSLMEEDEMQEERRLAYVGITRAEEELYLSNAQMRTLFGRTSMNAASRFITEIPAELVESLNETAPKRETSFGAKGGMASSSRATTTTRSRSAFARPAAKTTGGEQIGWAVGDKASHQKWGVGTVVSVKGEGDAKELDIAFPSPIGVKRLLAKFAPVTKQ; from the coding sequence ATGAGTAGGACAGATAGGTTATTAAATGGTTTAAATCCGCAGCAACAAAAAGCAGTACAAACAACGAATGGCCCACTTCTATTAATGGCAGGTGCAGGTAGTGGTAAAACACGTGTGTTAACACATCGTATTGCGTATTTACTTGGTGAAAAAGGTGTAGCACCATGGAATGTACTAGCTATTACCTTTACAAATAAAGCTGCTCGTGAAATGCGCGAGCGTATTGATACACTTGTCGGACCAGAAGCAGAAGATATTTGGATTTCTACGTTCCACTCTATGTGTGTACGTATTTTACGACGTGATATAGACCGCATTGGTATTAATCGTAACTTTACAATCTTAGATTCAGGTGATCAGTTAACTGTAGTTAAAAAAATTATGAAAGAGCGCAATATTGATCCGAAGAAATTTGAGCCTCGTTCTATTTTAGCTGGTATTAGTAATGCAAAAAATGAATTGTTATCTGCAGATAAATATGCGAAAAAAATTACAATCGCTGATCCATATGAAAAATTAACGAGCGATGTATATACAGAATATCAAAAACGTCTTCTGAAAAATAATTCATTAGACTTTGATGATTTAATTATGACAACGATTCAGCTATTTGAACGTGTTCCAGAAGTACTAGAGTTCTATCAGCGTAAGTTCCAATACATTCACGTGGATGAGTATCAAGATACGAACAAAGCGCAGTACCTTCTTGTTAAACATTTAGCAGCACGTTTTAAAAATTTATGCGTTGTAGGTGACTCGGATCAGTCTATTTACCGCTGGCGCGGGGCTGACATTTCTAATATTTTGTCATTCGAAAAAGACTATGAGAATGCGCAAGTTATTCTATTAGAACAAAATTATCGTTCGTCACAAAATATTTTAAATGCAGCGAATGCTGTTATTGAAAAAAATTCAAACCGTAAACCGAAGAAATTATGGACAGATAATCAAGTTGGAAGCAAAATCTCATATTATCGTGCTGCGACGGAAAAAGACGAAGCGTATTTTGTTGCGAAAAAAATTCGTGACGATATTCAAATGGGAAAACGAAAATATACTGATTTTGCAGTGTTATATCGTACAAATGCGCAGTCTCGTATGGTCGAGGAAATTTTCCTGAAATCTAATATTCCTTACAAAATTGTCGGCGGTACGAAGTTCTACGATCGTAAAGAGATTAAAGACATTTTGGCGTATTTACGTTTAATTGGGAATCCAGATGATGAGATTAGTTTCGCACGTATTATAAACATGCCAAAGCGCGGAATTGGTGCGACTTCTATCGATAAAATTATTAATTACGGTGTACAAAATGGAATTTCATTAACGGCTGTATTTGATGAGATTGAGCATGTTGGAGTAAGTGCAAAAATTACAAAGGCAGTAAAAGAATTCGCAGGTTTATTACACAACTGGGTAAATATGCAAGAGTATTTATCTGTTACAGAGTTGGTAGAAGAAGTTATTGAAAAAACAGGCTATCGCGATATGTTGAAAAATGAGCGTACTTTAGAAGCAGAAGGTCGTCTAGAGAATTTAGATGAGTTTTTATCTGTTACGCAAACATTTGAATCTCAAAGCGAAGATAAGAGCCTTGTTGCCTTCTTAACAGACTTAGCACTTGTTGCTGATATTGATCGTGTAGATGAAGATCCAACGGCTGGTGAGGAAGTTATTTTAATGACGATGCACTCAGCGAAAGGATTAGAGTTCCCAGTTGTCTTTATTGTTGGGTTAGAGGAAGGAATATTCCCGCATACTCGTTCTCTAATGGAAGAAGATGAGATGCAAGAAGAGCGTCGCCTTGCTTATGTAGGTATTACTCGTGCAGAAGAAGAGTTATATTTATCCAATGCACAAATGCGTACTTTATTTGGTAGAACAAGTATGAATGCCGCATCGCGATTTATTACAGAAATCCCGGCAGAGCTAGTGGAATCGTTAAATGAAACAGCGCCAAAGCGTGAAACATCGTTTGGTGCAAAAGGAGGAATGGCGAGTAGCAGTAGAGCGACAACGACAACACGCTCTCGTTCAGCTTTCGCGCGTCCTGCAGCTAAGACGACAGGCGGCGAGCAAATCGGCTGGGCAGTAGGTGATAAAGCTTCCCACCAAAAATGGGGAGTCGGTACAGTTGTCAGTGTAAAAGGTGAAGGTGATGCAAAAGAATTAGATATTGCGTTCCCAAGCCCAATTGGTGTTAAGCGTTTATTAGCAAAATTTGCACCTGTGACGAAACAATAG